A genomic window from Desmodus rotundus isolate HL8 unplaced genomic scaffold, HLdesRot8A.1 manual_scaffold_450, whole genome shotgun sequence includes:
- the HMGB1 gene encoding high mobility group protein B1 — MGKGDPKKPRGKMSSYAFFVQTCREEHKKKHPDASVNFSEFSKKCSERWKTMSAKEKGKFEDMAKADKARYEREMKTYIPPKGETKKKFKDPNAPKRPPSAFFLFCSEYRPKIKGEHPGLSIGDVAKKLGEMWNNTAADDKQPYEKKAAKLKEKYEKDIAAYRAKGKPDAAKKGVVKAEKSKKKKEEEEDEEDEEDEEEEEDEEDEDEEEDDDDE; from the exons atgggcaaaggagatCCTAAGAAGCCGAGAGGCAAAATGTCATCATATGCTTTCTTTGTGCAAACTTGCCGGGAGGAGCACAAGAAGAAGCACCCAGATGCTTCAGTCAACTTCTCAGAGTTTTCTAAGAAGTGCTCAGAGAGGTGGAAG ACCATGTCtgctaaagagaaaggaaaatttgaaGACATGGCAAAGGCGGACAAGGCCCgttatgaaagagaaatgaaaacttatattcCTCctaaaggggaaacaaaaaagaagttcaAGGATCCCAATGCACCCAAGAGGCCTCC TTCggcctttttcttgttttgttctgaGTATCGCCCAAAAATCAAAGGAGAGCATCCTGGTCTATCCATTGGTGATGTTGCGAAGAAGCTGGGAGAGATGTGGAATAACACTGCTGCGGATGACAAGCAGCCTTACGAAAAGAAGGCTGCTAAGCTGAAGGAGAAATACGAAAAG GATATTGCTGCATACCGAGCTAAAGGAAAGCCTGATGCTGCAAAAAAGGGAGTTGTCAAGGctgagaaaagcaagaaaaagaaggaggaggaggaagatgaagaagatgaggaggatgaggaggaagaggaagatgaagaagatgaagatgaagaagaagatgatgatgacgaATAA